The following proteins come from a genomic window of Coffea arabica cultivar ET-39 chromosome 11c, Coffea Arabica ET-39 HiFi, whole genome shotgun sequence:
- the LOC113716737 gene encoding uncharacterized protein isoform X1 gives MRKSILFHPEKMGSKEVLVLLIILMITKGECKASDGEKTCHPNDLKALIDFKSGIRHDDSFRLEKWIGRDCCKWDGIVCDNVTGRVIKMKLPGAMTIDDAPAQTSMDGVLSPSLSLLTSLEVLELSGLSHLEGQIPPLIGNLAKLRTLALSYNGLSGPIPESIGKLSKLEEVHLNSNNFSGSLPSSLGNLSSLGTMDLTSNHFSGSIPHSIGNLMNLVNLYLENNVLTGYIPKCIGNLQALQDLKLSNNLLTGGIPFSIGKLSSLRSILLDNNHLTGRIPSSFGQLKSLVTLSLQNNQLEGPVRSNLGQLQSLAELNLGGNRLSGKLPKTIGLLPLFTLSISNNMIEGPLPVEMSSLTNLSRLYLSFNPLNLSSIPTWLVDMPSINAIHLAGCGIEGEIPRYLQSAASRWAELDLSANHLTGSIPSWLGSFHLQHLNLSTNSLSSEIPATFISFEGLEELDLHSNKLSGSLNWLFQMRCSFPFGLSYVDISNNRFRGDIELIGKGSQQRITNLNLSNNLLKGELPKSIGELGWLWSLDLSYNQLNSVLPESLANASLLERLNLQQSNLLSGEIPQGKPLTGFPKSSYSGNRGLCGAPLPPCKRTQTSHP, from the exons ATGAGAAAATCCATCTTGTTTCATCCAGAAAAAATGGGTTCTAAGGAAGTTTTAGTTCTTCTAATTATTCTCATGATCACAAAGGGAGAATGCAAGGCAAGTGATGGTGAAAAAACTTGCCACCCCAATGACCTCAAGGCGCTGATCGATTTCAAGTCTGGGATCCGCCATGACGATTCATTCCGGCTGGAGAAGTGGATTGGGCGTGATTGCTGCAAATGGGATGGCATTGTTTGTGACAATGTCACTGGAAGAGTCATAAAGATGAAACTCCCTGGTGCAATGACCATTGATGATGCTCCTGCGCAGACAAGTATGGATGGCGTGTTATCTCCATCACTGTCACTCCTGACCtcccttgaagttcttgaacttAGTGGACTTTCTCACCTCGAAGGGCAGATCCCTCCGCTGATTGGGAATTTGGCAAAGCTCCGAACTTTGGCCCTCTCTTACAATGGTCTCAGTGGTCCAATACCAGAAAGCATTGGTAAGCTATCAAAACTTGAGGAAGTGCATCTAAATTCTAACAACTTCTCTGGCTCTCTTCCTTCCAGCCTTGGAAATCTCAGCAGTCTTGGAACAATGGATCTTACTTCAAACCATTTTTCGGGTTCTATACCTCATTCTATTGGAAATCTGATGAATCTGGTGAACTTGTATCTAGAGAATAACGTACTCACAGGCTATATACCAAAATGTATTGGTAACTTGCAGGCACTCCAAGATCTTAAGCTATCAAACAATCTGTTGACTGGGGGAATTCCGTTTTCCATTGGCAAGTTAAGTTCTTTGCGCTCTATTTTACTGGATAATAATCATCTTACAGGAAGGATACCTTCTTCTTTTGGGCAACTGAAGTCACTCGTTACACTGTCCCTTCAGAATAACCAGCTTGAGGGGCCAGTCCGTTCCAACTTAGGCCAGTTACAATCATTGGCAGAGTTAAATCTTGGTGGGAACAGATTATCTGGTAAACTACCAAAAACTATTGGCCTGCTCCCACTTTTCACCTTAAGCATCTCGAACAACATGATTGAAGGACCACTACCTGTGGAGATGTCTTCTCTCACGAATCTTTCAAGACTCTACCTGTCATTCAATCCGCTGAATCTTTCGTCAATTCCAACTTGGCTTGTGGATATGCCATCGATAAACGCGATTCACTTGGCTGGATGTGGAATAGAAGGTGAAATTCCAAGGTACCTACAAAGTGCTGCAAGCAGATGGGCGGAATTGGACTTGTCAGCTAATCATCTCACTGGAAGCATACCTTCCTGGCTTGGGAGCTTCCACCTGCAACATTTGAATCTCTCAACCAATTCACTTTCTTCCGAGATTCCTGCTACCTTTATAAGTTTCGAAGGCTTGGAAGAGTTGGACCTTCACTCAAATAAATTATCAGGTTCACTGAACTGGTTATTTCAAATGAGATGTAGTTTCCCTTTTGGATTGTCATACGTTGATATTTCTAATAACAGATTCAGAGGTGATATCGAGCTGATTGGCAAGGGAAGCCAACAGAGAATTACAAATCTTAATTTGTCGAATAACTTGCTCAAGGGTGAACTGCCAAAATCCATTGGAGAGTTAGGGTGGCTGTGGAGTTTGGATTTGAGTTACAATCAGTTGAACTCTGTCCTGCCAGAATCACTAGCAAATGCAAGCCTCTTAGAGAGGCTGAATCTGCAACAAA GTAATCTTCTTTCAGGGGAAATTCCTCAAGGCAAGCCACTGACTGGTTTTCCAAAGAGCTCTTATTCTGGGAACAGAGGTCTTTGTGGCGCACCCCTTCCTCCTTGCAAAAGGACTCAAACATCACATCCATAG
- the LOC113716737 gene encoding uncharacterized protein isoform X2, producing MKLPGAMTIDDAPAQTSMDGVLSPSLSLLTSLEVLELSGLSHLEGQIPPLIGNLAKLRTLALSYNGLSGPIPESIGKLSKLEEVHLNSNNFSGSLPSSLGNLSSLGTMDLTSNHFSGSIPHSIGNLMNLVNLYLENNVLTGYIPKCIGNLQALQDLKLSNNLLTGGIPFSIGKLSSLRSILLDNNHLTGRIPSSFGQLKSLVTLSLQNNQLEGPVRSNLGQLQSLAELNLGGNRLSGKLPKTIGLLPLFTLSISNNMIEGPLPVEMSSLTNLSRLYLSFNPLNLSSIPTWLVDMPSINAIHLAGCGIEGEIPRYLQSAASRWAELDLSANHLTGSIPSWLGSFHLQHLNLSTNSLSSEIPATFISFEGLEELDLHSNKLSGSLNWLFQMRCSFPFGLSYVDISNNRFRGDIELIGKGSQQRITNLNLSNNLLKGELPKSIGELGWLWSLDLSYNQLNSVLPESLANASLLERLNLQQSKFTGTIPYEFLKFKHLTELNLSGNLLSGEIPQGKPLTGFPKSSYSGNRGLCGAPLPPCKRTQTSHP from the coding sequence ATGAAACTCCCTGGTGCAATGACCATTGATGATGCTCCTGCGCAGACAAGTATGGATGGCGTGTTATCTCCATCACTGTCACTCCTGACCtcccttgaagttcttgaacttAGTGGACTTTCTCACCTCGAAGGGCAGATCCCTCCGCTGATTGGGAATTTGGCAAAGCTCCGAACTTTGGCCCTCTCTTACAATGGTCTCAGTGGTCCAATACCAGAAAGCATTGGTAAGCTATCAAAACTTGAGGAAGTGCATCTAAATTCTAACAACTTCTCTGGCTCTCTTCCTTCCAGCCTTGGAAATCTCAGCAGTCTTGGAACAATGGATCTTACTTCAAACCATTTTTCGGGTTCTATACCTCATTCTATTGGAAATCTGATGAATCTGGTGAACTTGTATCTAGAGAATAACGTACTCACAGGCTATATACCAAAATGTATTGGTAACTTGCAGGCACTCCAAGATCTTAAGCTATCAAACAATCTGTTGACTGGGGGAATTCCGTTTTCCATTGGCAAGTTAAGTTCTTTGCGCTCTATTTTACTGGATAATAATCATCTTACAGGAAGGATACCTTCTTCTTTTGGGCAACTGAAGTCACTCGTTACACTGTCCCTTCAGAATAACCAGCTTGAGGGGCCAGTCCGTTCCAACTTAGGCCAGTTACAATCATTGGCAGAGTTAAATCTTGGTGGGAACAGATTATCTGGTAAACTACCAAAAACTATTGGCCTGCTCCCACTTTTCACCTTAAGCATCTCGAACAACATGATTGAAGGACCACTACCTGTGGAGATGTCTTCTCTCACGAATCTTTCAAGACTCTACCTGTCATTCAATCCGCTGAATCTTTCGTCAATTCCAACTTGGCTTGTGGATATGCCATCGATAAACGCGATTCACTTGGCTGGATGTGGAATAGAAGGTGAAATTCCAAGGTACCTACAAAGTGCTGCAAGCAGATGGGCGGAATTGGACTTGTCAGCTAATCATCTCACTGGAAGCATACCTTCCTGGCTTGGGAGCTTCCACCTGCAACATTTGAATCTCTCAACCAATTCACTTTCTTCCGAGATTCCTGCTACCTTTATAAGTTTCGAAGGCTTGGAAGAGTTGGACCTTCACTCAAATAAATTATCAGGTTCACTGAACTGGTTATTTCAAATGAGATGTAGTTTCCCTTTTGGATTGTCATACGTTGATATTTCTAATAACAGATTCAGAGGTGATATCGAGCTGATTGGCAAGGGAAGCCAACAGAGAATTACAAATCTTAATTTGTCGAATAACTTGCTCAAGGGTGAACTGCCAAAATCCATTGGAGAGTTAGGGTGGCTGTGGAGTTTGGATTTGAGTTACAATCAGTTGAACTCTGTCCTGCCAGAATCACTAGCAAATGCAAGCCTCTTAGAGAGGCTGAATCTGCAACAAAGTAAGTTCACCGGTACGATACCATATGAGTTTTTGAAGTTCAAACATCTAACAGAGTTGAACCTGTCAGGTAATCTTCTTTCAGGGGAAATTCCTCAAGGCAAGCCACTGACTGGTTTTCCAAAGAGCTCTTATTCTGGGAACAGAGGTCTTTGTGGCGCACCCCTTCCTCCTTGCAAAAGGACTCAAACATCACATCCATAG
- the LOC113716737 gene encoding uncharacterized protein isoform X3, whose amino-acid sequence MRKSILFHPEKMGSKEVLVLLIILMITKGECKASDGEKTCHPNDLKALIDFKSGIRHDDSFRLEKWIGRDCCKWDGIVCDNVTGRVIKMKLPGAMTIDDAPAQTSMDGVLSPSLSLLTSLEVLELSGLSHLEGQIPPLIGNLAKLRTLALSYNGLSGPIPESIGKLSKLEEVHLNSNNFSGSLPSSLGNLSSLGTMDLTSNHFSGSIPHSIGNLMNLVNLYLENNVLTGYIPKCIGNLQALQDLKLSNNLLTGGIPFSIGKLSSLRSILLDNNHLTGRIPSSFGQLKSLVTLSLQNNQLEGPVRSNLGQLQSLAELNLGGNRLSGKLPKTIGLLPLFTLSISNNMIEGPLPVEMSSLTNLSRLYLSFNPLNLSSIPTWLVDMPSINAIHLAGCGIEGEIPRYLQSAASRWAELDLSANHLTGSIPSWLGSFHLQHLNLSTNSLSSEIPATFISFEGLEELDLHSNKLSDSEVISS is encoded by the exons ATGAGAAAATCCATCTTGTTTCATCCAGAAAAAATGGGTTCTAAGGAAGTTTTAGTTCTTCTAATTATTCTCATGATCACAAAGGGAGAATGCAAGGCAAGTGATGGTGAAAAAACTTGCCACCCCAATGACCTCAAGGCGCTGATCGATTTCAAGTCTGGGATCCGCCATGACGATTCATTCCGGCTGGAGAAGTGGATTGGGCGTGATTGCTGCAAATGGGATGGCATTGTTTGTGACAATGTCACTGGAAGAGTCATAAAGATGAAACTCCCTGGTGCAATGACCATTGATGATGCTCCTGCGCAGACAAGTATGGATGGCGTGTTATCTCCATCACTGTCACTCCTGACCtcccttgaagttcttgaacttAGTGGACTTTCTCACCTCGAAGGGCAGATCCCTCCGCTGATTGGGAATTTGGCAAAGCTCCGAACTTTGGCCCTCTCTTACAATGGTCTCAGTGGTCCAATACCAGAAAGCATTGGTAAGCTATCAAAACTTGAGGAAGTGCATCTAAATTCTAACAACTTCTCTGGCTCTCTTCCTTCCAGCCTTGGAAATCTCAGCAGTCTTGGAACAATGGATCTTACTTCAAACCATTTTTCGGGTTCTATACCTCATTCTATTGGAAATCTGATGAATCTGGTGAACTTGTATCTAGAGAATAACGTACTCACAGGCTATATACCAAAATGTATTGGTAACTTGCAGGCACTCCAAGATCTTAAGCTATCAAACAATCTGTTGACTGGGGGAATTCCGTTTTCCATTGGCAAGTTAAGTTCTTTGCGCTCTATTTTACTGGATAATAATCATCTTACAGGAAGGATACCTTCTTCTTTTGGGCAACTGAAGTCACTCGTTACACTGTCCCTTCAGAATAACCAGCTTGAGGGGCCAGTCCGTTCCAACTTAGGCCAGTTACAATCATTGGCAGAGTTAAATCTTGGTGGGAACAGATTATCTGGTAAACTACCAAAAACTATTGGCCTGCTCCCACTTTTCACCTTAAGCATCTCGAACAACATGATTGAAGGACCACTACCTGTGGAGATGTCTTCTCTCACGAATCTTTCAAGACTCTACCTGTCATTCAATCCGCTGAATCTTTCGTCAATTCCAACTTGGCTTGTGGATATGCCATCGATAAACGCGATTCACTTGGCTGGATGTGGAATAGAAGGTGAAATTCCAAGGTACCTACAAAGTGCTGCAAGCAGATGGGCGGAATTGGACTTGTCAGCTAATCATCTCACTGGAAGCATACCTTCCTGGCTTGGGAGCTTCCACCTGCAACATTTGAATCTCTCAACCAATTCACTTTCTTCCGAGATTCCTGCTACCTTTATAAGTTTCGAAGGCTTGGAAGAGTTGGACCTTCACTCAAATAAATTATCAG ATTCAGAGGTGATATCGAGCTGA
- the LOC113715738 gene encoding uncharacterized protein produces MELLKLSKFKLQLKALISEVKQLKDREISADDQVRVLTQKQKQRDEAFSEKLTALQAELSLSNDIRQKLEKKVSCLESENGLLESKQQELVETISSLLQSKQSFFQVYEDSFGEMKRAMEDRDKKIAVLSEKIKAHSLLFDTIEKEANSINQVVSNAENALKEREEVVVGLKRKFDEASTWETLFLETINNLERKLRDDDELKRKDKIILDLEAQIEAAKSTYNFQPRVDELQNALAAKEIVIQNLISEKQALHFEVCNLGFTMKKIQDAVSGMDEENRKSFSSILCEAEECVTNESNEVQGLGDVQEEEDGCHQNTSAVGAVEISGFF; encoded by the exons ATGGAGCTTCTGAAACTATCAAAATTCAAGCTCCAACTCAAAGCCCTAATCTCCGAAGTCAAGCAACTCAAA GATAGAGAAATCTCGGCTGATGATCAAGTCCGAGTTTTGACTCAG AAACAAAAGCAAAGAGACGAGGCTTTTAGTGAAAAGTTAACGGCATTGCAAGCTGAATTAAGTTTATCTAATGATATCCGACAGAAACTCGAAAAGAAG GTGAGTTGCCTTGAGAGTGAAAATGGGTTGCTAGAGAGTAAGCAGCAGGAGTTGGTGGAGACAATTAGCAGCTTACTTCAATCAAAACAGAGTTTTTTCCAAGTTTATGAG GACTCCTTTGGAGAAATGAAACGAGCTATGGAAGACAGAGATAAAAAGATTGCTGTTCTTTCTGAGAAGATAAAAGCTCATTCCCTACTATTTGACACAATTGAAAAGGAGGCTAATTCTATCAACCAGGTCGTGAGTAATGCAGAGAACGCtttaaaagaaagagaagaagtaG TTGTTGGATTAAAGAGGAAATTTGATGAGGCTTCTACGTGGGAAACACTATTTTTGG AAACAATCAATAACCTGGAAAGAAAACTGAGAGATGATGATGAGCTCAAAAGGAAGGATAAAATCATTTTGGATCTGGAAGCACAGATAGAGGCAGCAAAATCAACCTATAACTTCCAACCAAGAGTTGATGAG CTTCAGAATGCATTAGCTGCCAAGGAAATCGTTATACAGAATTTAATCTCGGAGAAACAA GCATTGCATTTTGAAGTTTGTAATCTGGGTTTTACCATGAAGAAGATTCAAGATGCTGTCTCAGGAATGGATGAAGAG AATAGGAAATCATTTTCCTCAATTTTATGTGAAGCAGAGGAATGcgtaacaaatgaaagcaatgAAGTCCAAGG ATTAGGAGATgttcaagaagaggaagatggcTGTCACCAAAATACTTCTGCTGTAGGAGCTGTTGAAATTTCAGGGTTCTTCTAG
- the LOC113716738 gene encoding uncharacterized protein translates to MGACVSRPESCVGGKFGGSKKKSRRRIKEVRRKVPSHLPDRSSLDKFDNKSLPLDPSFNNRTYNKGSIEEDWHDCAAILESDCSDDDFQSVPDDLLSLNGCDAASVSSVTSPKYANQRHGDANVQCVSSIEQPQGQGDLSNQNSARNSVSGVSKSSGHPNDCELRVKFDGSSSEVQPVFLDEISSSADESADREDGLMDNCGILPNNCLPCLASTVPSVEKRRSLSSSPPSARKKAASKLSFKWREGHSSANLLSSKALLQRPIAGSQVPFCPLEKKISDSWSQIEPRTFKVRGANYHRDKRKDFAPNYAAYYPFGLDVFLSPKKVNHIARFVELPAINYSGALPSILVVNAQIPLYPATIFQNETDGDGISFVMYFKLSESYAKELPFHFQESIRRVINDEVEKVKGFPVDTNVPFRERLKILGRVGNVDDLRLSAPERKLMHAYNEKPVLSRPQHEFFLGENYFEIDLDMHRFSYISRKGFEAFLDRLKLCILDFGLTIQGNKAEELPEQILCCIRLNEIDYANYQQLEFSNESL, encoded by the exons ATGGGTGCATGTGTATCAAGGCCAGAGAGTTGTGTGGGAGGCAAATTTGGAGGTTCCAAGAAAAAGTCTAGGAGAAGAATAAAAGAGGTGAGGAGAAAAGTTCCTTCTCACTTACCTGACCGATCATCATTGGATAAATTTGACAACAAGTCTCTTCCTTTGGATCCCTCCTTCAACAATCGCACCTATAATAaag GAAGCATTGAGGAGGACTGGCATGATTGTGCTGCAATACTTGAATCTGACTGTAGTGATGATGATTTTCAAAGTGTTCCTGATG ATTTGCTCTCCCTTAATGGCTGTGATGCTGCATCAGTGTCTAGTGTTACTTCTCCCAAATATGCCAATCAAAGACATGGTGATGCTAATGTGCAATGTGTATCCTCTATTGAGCAGCCACAGGGGCAAGGAGACTTGTCAAATCAGAATTCTGCTCGGAACTCTGTCAGTGGAGTTTCAAAAAGTTCAGGGCATCCTAATGATTGTGAATTGCGGGTGAAATTTGATGGATCCTCCAGTGAGGTGCAACCTGTTTTCCTTGATGAAATATCCTCTTCGGCAGATGAAAGTGCTGACAGGGAGGATGGCTTGATGGATAACTGTGGTATTCTTCCAAACAATTGTTTGCCTTGTCTAGCTTCAACTGTCCCATCTGTGGAAAAGAGGAGATCTCTGAGCTCCAGTCCTCCAAGTGCTAGGAAAAAGGCTGCCTCGAAACTTTCCTTCAAGTGGAGGGAAGGACATTCTAGTGCAAATTTGC TTTCTTCAAAGGCACTTTTACAAAGGCCAATTGCCGGATCCCAGGTACCTTTTTGTCCCTTGGAGAAGAAGATTTCCGACAGTTGGTCTCAGATTGAACCGAGGACTTTCAAAGTTCGGGGGGCAAATTATCATAG AGATAAAAGGAAGGATTTTGCTCCAAATTATGCAGCATATTACCCATTTGGTCTCGATGTATTTTTATCTCCGAAGAAAGTTAATCATATTGCTCGATTTGTGGAGCTTCCAGCCATAAACTACTCTGGGGCACTTCCTTCTATTCTTGTTGTCAATGCTCAG ATACCACTGTATCCAGccacaatttttcaaaatgaaactGATGGAGACGGGATTAGTTTTGTTATGTACTTTAAACTTTCAGAGAGTTATGCAAAGGAACTTCCATTCCATTTTCAAGAAAGTATCAGG AGGGTAATCAAtgatgaggtggaaaaagtaaAAGGCTTTCCTGTAGATACAAATGTACCTTTCAGGGAAAGGTTAAAAATCTTGGGGCGTGTAGGCAATGTGGATGATCTCCGTTTAAGTGCGCCTGAGCGAAAGCTTATGCATGCCTACAATGAAAAGCCTGTTCTTTCACGTCCGCAACATGAATTTTTCTTG GGAGAAAACTATTTTGAGATTGATTTGGATATGCATCGATTTAGCTACATCTCTAGAAAAGGTTTTGAAGCATTCCTAGACCGGCTAAAGCTTTGCATCTTGGACTTTGGCCTCACAATTCAG GGTAACAAAGCTGAGGAGTTGCCGGAGCAGATTTTATGCTGCATACGGCTAAATGAAATTGATTATGCGAATTATCAGCAATTGGAGTTTAGTAATGAGTCCCTTTAA